The sequence TAGGCGTGGCCGGCGCCGTCCACGGCGATGGCGTTCACGGCGTCGCCGAGGGGGCCCCCGAGGAACGTGGAGTACACGACGGCCGGGTCGATCACTAGGGGTCGGGCGGGGTCGTAGCGCCCGAGACGGAAGCGCACGGTGGCGCCGGCGGCTCCCTCCTCGACCAGGTACCCGGCGTCGACGGCGCGGCGCTGCCCGCCGATGTCCTGGTACACGACCGGCTCCTGGTGGCGGACGGCGCCCGCCGCCGTCTCGATGACGAGATCGCCGTCGTCGTCCACGGTGGCCGGCCGGTCGAAGACCAGCGTGATGCGCCCGGGGTCGGCGCCGGGCGCCACCACGAAGTCGTACTCGAGCCCGCTCGGGGCACCTCGGTACACCACGTCGATGCCGGGGTAGGCGCCGGCGTAGGTGACGGACCGGTAGCCGGCCACGCCCAGCACCCAGTCGGCCGGGTCGGGTCCCGACAGATAGTTGCTGACGCCGTCGAGGCGTTCCCCTCGGCGTGCGGTTGCCCCCGCGTCGGCGCCGTCGAGCCGCATCCCCACCGTGTCGGCCTCGGCGCCGCCGATCGACAGCACCAGCGCGGTGGGCCCTACCGACGCCGTGTAGCCGGGGGCGCGCGCCACGTACCCGGCCGTGCCGCCCGCCTGGCCCCGATCGGGCTCGAAGCGGAGGGGGAGCCGGCCGAAGGCCGCCGCCGTGTCAGCGTCGTCGGCCGACGGCGTCGCCTGGTGTGACGCCCCCGGTGCGGTGCCGCCACCGGACGCGCACCCCGAGGCGATCAGGCTCGCGGCGACGGCAGCCAACAGGACGCGGGATGAGCGAGCTCGCATGGGTCTCCTTCTCCGGCCGGGGAAGTCCTGGCAGTCCTTGTTTCGAAGCCTGCTTCGGCGAAGAACGTAGGCGGAGTGCGGGCCGACCACCAGACCGGCCGGCGCCAGCCGACCTCCACGGGGGCGACTTTTCGGCGCGGCGATGCCATACTTCCGGTGTGGCGAAGGGGGTAGGCATGCGGGATACCAGGGGTGCCCGGAAGGCGGTCTTCTCGGCGGCGGTGCTGGCGTTCGCGGGTCTCCTCGCCGTGCCGGCGTTCGCGTGCACGGCGAAGGAAGGGCTCCTGTCGATCACACCCGGCAAGGCCGACCCCGGCGCGCCGGTGACGATCATCGGCGAGGTGTTCAAGCCGACGGGCGCCGAGGCCGGGCCGGTGACCATCCGCTGGAACGGGCCGAGCGGGGTACCCGTCGCCACCGCCGACGCCGACGCGAACGGCACCTTCCAGGTGCAGATCGTGATACCGGCGGACGCCGCTCCCGGCTTCTACCCCGTCAACGCCACGCAGTGGCTGACCGACGGCGAGGCGTACAAGCCCTCCGTCACCGTCCAGGTGCTCGGCACCCCCGTACCGCCGCCCGCCCCGGCGTCGGCGCCGCCGGCGGCCACCGAGCAGCCAGCCGCCGCGCCGGTCCAGGCCGCAGCTCCCGCCGCCGCTCCGGCGGCACCCACGGCCCAGGCGGCGCCGGCCCCACCTGCGCCCGCACCACCCGTGCGGAGCGCCGCGGCGCGGGCGCAGCCGGCGCCCGCAGCGGTGCCGGCCGGGCCCGCGGACCCCGGGCCTCCGGCCGGGCCGGTGGCCGTGGCGGCCGGGGACGCCAACGCGCCGGCGGCGCCGGCCGTGGCCCCGGCGGTCGCCTCCGTCCCTCCGCCGGTCGTCGCTCCCGGCACCGTCACCGCCGACCTGTGGAGCGGCTTCGGCACCCTCCGGTCACCGGCGTGGGCGGGGTCGCGTGACGTCGGTCCGGCACCCGGCCCCGACGATGCCAGCCGGCTGTGGATGGTGTCGGTGATCGCCGGCCTCGTCCTGGTGAGCGCCGGAGCGGTCGGGCTGGTCCGCCGACCGCGGGTGGCCGCGACCGCCCCGCCCCCGGCCGACTGAACGGCCCTCGCGCCGGCGGCTCGCTTCAGCCGCAGCGCTCGGCCCGCCCGCCGGATGGCGGGCACAGGCTGCGCGTCCCCTGCGACGCTGCTGGCCCCACGTGCCGTGACCACTCGTCGCGGGCCGCCGCCCGGAGTTGGCTGCCCCGTTGGGAATAAACCTGTGTGCATGGTTGTCAACTTGGGGGAACGCAGGAACAGTCCAGCGACAGGAGGTCAAGCCCATGTTGATGCGAACCGATCCGTTCCGCGAGCTCGACCGGCTCACCCAGCGGGTGCTGGGCAACGGGGCGTCGACGGCGGTCATGCCCATGGACGCCTACCGCCACGGCGAGTCCTTCGTGGTCCACTTCGACCTGCCCGGCGTGGACGCCTCCAGCATCGACCTGACCGTGGAGAAGAACGTGCTCACCGTGTCGGCCCAGCGCCAGTGGCAGCCCGCCGAGGGCGACCAGGTGCTGGCCTCGGAGCGCCCCCAGGGCGCCTTCACCCGCCAGCTGTTCCTGGGCGAGAGCCTCGACGCCGAGCGCATCGAGGCGAGCTACGACAACGGCGTGCTGACCGTGACCGTGCCGGTGGCCGAGCAGGCCAGGCCCCGCAAGGTGGAGATCACCTCGGGCGGCGCCAAGGCCGGTGCCATCGAGGCCGAGTCGACCGCAGCCTGAGCCGCGTCCCTCGTGCGGCGGCCCCGCCGGTCTCCCCGCGGCCGGACAGCGGGGCCGCCCGCACTCGCACAGGACCATGAGGAGGTGACGTCACATGGCACTGCCCGTGCGACGCAGCAACGGCACCGCCCACGACATCCGTCAGGGCCCCTTCGCCGAGCTGGACCGGCTGAACCGCCAGCTGGGCGACTACCTCGAGTCGTGGCGCCAGCTGCCGAGCCTGCTCGGTGAGGGCTTCACCCCGCCGGCCGACGTCGAGGAGTCCGACGACGCCTTCACCGTCGAGATCGAGCTCCCCGGGGTCAGGAAGGACGACCTCGACATCGAGGTGGCCGGACGACGGCTCACCGTCACCGGTGAGCGCAAGGAGCGCCAGCGGGTGGGCATCCTCCGCCGCCGGGAACGGGTGGTGGGCCGCTTCCACTACGAGGTGGTCCTGCCCGCCGACGTGGAGGAGGACGGCGTGGAGGCCCGTCTCGACGACGGCGTGCTCACCATCCGCCTGCCCAAGCCGGTGAACGACCGACCTCGGCGCATCCAGGTCCGCTGAGTGGGTTCGACGGCCCGCACGGCCGGCTCGCTCGGCGCCGAGGCGAGCCGGCCGATCGGCGCCGAGCGGCGTAGGGAGTGGGCCCGGACCGACGAAGCCTCTCATGGGCCGGCGTCCGGGCGGGCTACCGGGCGACGAGGTCGAACGTCGTGGCCGCCGCCGGCCGGCCGCGCTCGTCGACGACCACCCGGGCCGTCCACGCGCCTTCCATGGGGTAGTCGACGGTGACCACGTAGGTCCCCGCCGTCGTCTCGGTGGCATGGCCCACGACGGCCATGGCCGACATGCCGCGCATGTAGGCGGCGATGCAGACACGGGCGCCGGCCACCGCCCGGCCGTCCCGGAGCACTCGCAGCCGGTAGGTCTTCTGCGCCGGGCCCGCCATCTCGCCGCTGGCGCCGCCGTCCCGGGCGCCGTCGCCCATCCCCGTCGCCCTGCCCGCCGTCCCGGCCGCCGTGAGGGCGGTCAGCTCCACCCGGTAGGAGCGGTCCGTCCCGGCCCTCTGGGCGCACCCGTCGCGCGCCGCGCTCTCGAAGCGGCCGACGGCGAGCGCGAACGCGGCCGTCGTCACGGCGACCAGCAGCCCCAGGCGGCGGATCCCGCGCACGGCGCCCCTACGACACGACCCGGCGGCGGAACCCGCGGGTCCCGAGGAACGTGAACACGACGGCCGAGACGGCCAGAGCCCCGTAGACCGCGCCGAGCGGCATGTGGTCCACGCCCACGAACAGGGCGGCCCGCATGCCCTCGCTCATGTAGACGAGCGGGTTGACGAGCACCAGGTACTTGAGCCACGGGACCGGGTCCAGCGAGGACCACGTGTAGAAGATGGCCCCGCCGAAGGCCAGGGGCAGGGCCAGCGTGCCGGCCAGCATCGGGACCGACGCCGGCTTGAGCAGGGTGCCGATGGTGAGGCCGAGCGCCGCCGACGTCACGCACGCCAGCGGGACGAGGGTGAGCAGGACCGGCCAGTCCACCGAGAGGAGGACGGGGGTGGCGGGCAGGAAGGCCGCAACCGGGAAGACGACCATGGCCGCGAACAGCGCCAGCAGGGCGCCGAAGACGATCTTCTGGAAGGCCATGGTGGCGACGGTGGTGGGAGCCATCACGCGGCCTTCGATCTCCCCGGTGACGTCCAGCTCCCGGGCGAGCGGGACGGCGACGCGGAACACGCCCTGGAAGGCCATCGCCTGGGCGATGAGCCCGGCCATGAGGAGGCTGGCGAAGCGTGCGGCGCCCGCGTCGTCGGTGCCGCCGATGCCCTGGCCGATGGTGGGGAACAGCCAGGTGAAGACGAACACCAGCAGCAGGGGCTGGGTGACGGTGTTGTGGAGGAACTCCCCGAGCGACTTGTCCAGCACGGTGAGGTCGCGCAGGAGCAGGGCGCTCACGGCCGCCCGGCGGCTCGGCCTCCCGCGGCGGCCGCCGCGGGAGGCGGGTCCGGCGGCGGCGCCCGTCCGGTGGCGTTCGTCGCCCGGGTCGCCCGACGTGGTGGCGGGCGCGGTCACTCCCGCAGCTCCTCCCCCGTCAGCCCGAGGAACACCGTCTCGAGGGTCGCCTCGCTGACCGACAGTCCCCGCACCGGGTAGCCCCCGGCCGACGCGGCGGCGACGATGCGGGCGACCGTGCCGTCGGCGTCGGTCAGCCGGAGGCGGAGGCCCCCCTCCGTGATGTCGGCGTCGCGGACGCCCGGCTCGGCGCGGAGGCGGCCGGCGAGCCGGTCGAGGTCGCCCTCGGTGCGCAGCACGACGACGGCGCCGGCGGCCACCGAGCGCCGGAGGCCGGCCGGCGTGTCCAGGGCGAGCAGCCGGCCCCGGTCCATGATGGCCACCCGCTCGGCCAACCGCTCCGCCTCCTCCATGTAGTGGGTGGTGAGCAGGATCGTCTCGCCCTCGGCGTGCAGCTGCTCGACCATCTCCCACAGCACCAGCCGGCTCTGGGGGTCGAGCCCGGCGGTGGGCTCGTCGAGGAACACCACGGCGGGGCGGGCGAGCAGGGCGCGGGCCAGAATGAGCCGGCGGGCCATCCCGCCCGACAGGGTGCCGACGTCGGCCGCCGCCCGGCCGGTGAGGCGGAAGCGCTCGAGCAGCTCGCCGGCGAGGGCGGAGGCCGCCCGGTGCCGGTGGCCGAAGTAGCGGGCGTGGAAGTAGAGGTTCTCCCGGACGGTGAGGCTGCGATCCAGCGTGTTCGACTGGGGCACCACGCCGAGGACCGCCTTCGCCCCGGCCGGGTCGGCCACGACGTCGATCCCGTCCACCAGGGCGGTGCCCGCCGTGGGCCGCACCCGGGTGGTGAGCATGCCGACGGTGGTGGTCTTGCCCGCCCCGTTGGGCCCGAGCAGGGCGAAGATCTCGCCCCGCCGCACGGACAGGTGGAGGTCGTCGACGGCGGTGAGGCCGCCCGGGTACACCTTGGAGAGGCCGCGGGTGACGATGACCGCGTCGTCGGCCTCGGCGTCCGTCACGGTCTCAGGCGGTGGCGGCCGCGGTGGAGGTAGGTGACCTCCCGCACGTCGCCGACGTCCAGCAGGCACATCAGCATGCGCGTGAGCCCCACGCCGAACCCGCCGTGGGGCGGGCAGCCGAAGCGGAAGAAGTCGAGGTAGGTGCGGATGACCTCGACGCGGGCCGGGTTCCGCCGGGCCTGGGCGAGCAGGCGGTCGTAGCGGTGCTCGCGCTGGGCGCCGGTGGTGACCTCCAGGCCGTTCCAGAGGAGGTCGAAGCTGCGGGTGAGGCCCGACCCCTCGCCGAGGCGCATGTGGTAGAAGGGCCGCACCGCCTCCGGGTACTCGGTCACGTACACGAACTCCGACCCCGTCGCCTCCCGCACGTGGCGGCCGAGGATCCTCTCGCCCTCGGCGTCGAGGTCGCCCTCGGGGAGGTCGGTGTGGCCGTGCGAGGCGAGGATGGCCCGGGCCTCCGCCATGGTGACCCTCGGGAACGGCGTCTCCGGCACCACCACCTCCCGCCCGTACAGCCGCTGGATGTCGGCGGCGTGCTCGCGCGACACCGCCGTGATCACGTGCCGCATCCAGCGCTCCTCGACGTCGAGGAGGTCGTCGAGGGAGTCGATCCACGAGATCTCGACGTCCACGCTGGTGAACTCGGTGTCGTGGCGGGCGGTGACCAGCGGGTTGGCCCGGAACACGGGGCCGATCTCGAAGACCCGGTCCAGGCCGGCAGCCATGGCCATCTGCTTGTAGAACTGTGGCGACTGCACGAGGTAGGCGGGCGCGTCGAAGTACTGGACGGTGAACAGCTCGCGGCCGGACTGGTTCGGGTAGCCCCGCACCTTCGGCGAGTGGATCTCCACGAAGCCGTGGTCGCGCCACCACTGGCGCATGGCGTGCTCGGCCGTGGTCTGCACCTCGAACACCAGGCGGTTGCGGGGCCGGCGCAGGTCCACCCAGCGCCAGTCGAGGCGGTCCTCCAAGGCCGAGCGCTCGTCCACGGGGAGGGGGCCGTCGGCCGGGCCGACCACCCGCAGCTCCTCGACGGCGAGCGCGGTGGGCGGTCCGGCGTCGACCGTCCCCACCACGTCGATCGCCGACCCCGGCGCGACGCCCGCCGGCGCCCCGACGAGCGGGAGCCGGCCGGTGTGGTCGCGGACGGCGCCGTCCGCCTCGGCCCAGCCGCAGACGCGGGCGGCGCGCCCGGCCAGCCCGGCGAGGTCGGCCACCAGGGTCCGGACGAGGGCGGGGGCGCTGGTACCGACGTCGGTCACGCCGGGAGCTCCGACAGCCGGAGGGCGGGGTCGGCGACGGCGCCCGCCAGCACCCGCCGGAACGCGGCGGCGAGGGCTTCGACGGTGGCGGCGTCGTAGAAGTCGTCCTTCCAGCTGACCTCGCCCCACATCTCCCGGCCGTCGTCGAGCAGGGTGATCGCCAGCGGGTGCATCTGGCCGCGGAACCACAGGCGGTCGGCTCCCTTGTGGTCGGCCGGGGAGACGACGGCCGACCCCGGCGCCCACTCGTCGGGCGCCGCCCGGAAGTACTGGAGGTCGACGGGGAGGGCGGCGAGCAGCGCCGGTCCCCCGGTCGGGAAGTCGGGGAAGAGCGCCCGGCGCACGCGCATGAACGGCACGTCCTGGTGGTCGAACAGGCCGAGGACGCTGTCGCGGACGCGCGCCAGCGCCACGGCGAACGTCGGGTCCCCCGAGAGGTCGGTCCGGATGCGCCCGATGCCGGCGAAGAACCCGACGACCCCCTCCAGCTCCGAGCGCTGGCGGCCGCTCAGCGTCGTGCTCACCACGACGTCGGTGCGCCCGCCCCTGAGGGCGATCGCGGCCTGGACGGCCGCCGCCACCACCATGAAGGCGGTGGCGGCGGCCGACCGCGCCAGCTCCGTGACGGCACCGTGGAGGGCGGGCGGGACCGCCAGCGGCCGCGACGAGATGCGGCGGGAGGGGCGGTCGGGCATCCGGTCGAAGGGGAGCCCGGGCCCGAGGGGCATGCCGGCCAGCTTCCGCCGCCAGTACGCCAGCTGCTCGTCCAGCCGATCGTCGGTGATCCACCGGCGCTGCCACAGGGCGAAGTCGGCGTACTGCACGGGCAGCGGGCGCAGGCCCGGCTCCCGGCCGGCGGCGAGCGCGTCGTGGACCGCCGCCAGCTCACTGAGGAAGACGAAGGCCGACGTGCCGTCGCACACCAGGTGGTCGAAGGTCACGGCCACCTCGGCGGCACCGCCCAGGCGGTAGAGGGCGCAGCGGAAGAGGGGCGGGGCGGCGAGGTCGAACGGGCGGGCGTCCTGTTCGCCGACCAGGCGGCGAAGCTCGGCGTCGCGCTCGGGCTCCGCCAGGTGGGACAGGTCGTGCGTCTCCACCTCGACGTCCACCGACCCGGCCACCGCCTGCCACGGTCGGCCGCCCTCCGACGAGAAGCCGGTGCGCAGGGTCTCGTGCCGCTCGGCCAGGTACGCCAAGGTGCGGGCGAGCACCCGGGCGTCCACGTCGGCGCCGAAGCGGTGCTGGGCGGTGACGTTGTAGAGGCCGGGCGGGTCGGCCGCCATCTCGAGCCCCCACATCTGCTCCTGGGGGAGCGAGAGCGGCAGCCGGTCGCCGGGCGAGCGGGGCTGGCGGACCAGGGGCGGCCTGGGGTCGGCGGCGGCGGCACCCCGGTCGAGGGCGGCGGCGAGCGACGCCACCGTGGGCGCCTCGAAGATGGCCTGGAGCGGGGTGTCGGGCCACGACAGCTCCCGCAGGCGGGCCACCGCCTGGGTGGCGAGCAGCGAGTGGCCGCCCAGCTCGAAGAAGTCGTCGTCGGCACCGACGCCGTCCACGCCGAGGACCTCGCGCCAGACCGACGCCACCACCTCCTCCGTGCCCGGCTGCGGCGGCCGACCGGCGCCGGCGCCGGCGGCGAGGTCGGGGTCGGGAAGGGCGTCGCGGTCGACCTTGCCGTTGGGCGTGTACGGGAGCGTGCCGAGGGCGACGAACGCCGACGGCACCATCCAGGCGGGCAGCCGGGCGGCCGCGAACCGGCGCAGCTCCCCCGGCGCGGGCGCCGCCCCGCCGGGCGGCGGCACGACGTAGGCCACCAGCCGGCGCCGGCCGGGCGTCGGCTCCCGGGCCACGACCACCGCCCGGTCGACCGACGGGTGGGCGGCGACGGCCGCCTCCACCTCGCCGCACTCGATGCGGAACCCCCGGATCTTCACCTGCTGGTCGGCCCGTCCCAGGAACTCCAGCTGACCGTCGGGCCGCTCCCGGACCAGGTCGCCGGTGCGGTACAGGCGGGCGCCCGGCGCGGCCGAGAACGGGTCGGGCACGAACCGCTCGGCCGTGAGCTCCGGGGCGTTGAGGTACCCACGCGCCAGCCCGGCCCCGCCGAGGAACAGCTCGCCCGCCTCGCCCGGCCCGACGGGCCGGCGGTCGCCGCCGAGGACGTGGGCGGTGACGTTGGGCAGCGGCCGGCCGATGGGCGGGTCGGCGTCGCCGTCCTCGTCGCCCGCCTCGTAGGTGGTGGCCATCACCGACGCCTCGGTGGGGCCGTAGGCGTTGATCCAGCGCACGTCGGGCTTGGCGACGTCCCGCCAGCGCTTCAGCGTCGCCCCCAGGGCCTTCTCGCCGCCGGCGATCACCAGCCGCACGGCCGGCGGCGCGGCGCGCTCGGCGCCGGCCAGGTCGCGGACCCAGTCGTGCCAGTACGCGGTCGGGAGGTTGAGCACGGTGACGCCCCGCTCCTCCAGCCACTCGTCCCAGGCCCGGCCGAGCAGGGGCACGTCGTCCGGGCGGAGGACGGCGGTGGCCCCCGCCGCCCACGTGGGGAAGAGCTCCTCGATGCTCACGTCGAAGCTGATCGAGCAGAACTGGAGGACGCGGTCGCCGGGCGCCAGCTCGTACAACCGGATGGCGGCCAGGGCATGGTTCACCAGCGCCCCGTGGGGCAGCAGGACGCCCCGTGGCCGGCCGGTGGAGCCGGACGTGTAGATCACGTAGGCCAGGTGCTCCGGCCCGACGTGGCGGTCCGGCGCCGACGCGGGATGGCGGTCGAGTGCGGCAGCGTCGGCGTCCAGCAGCACGGTGTGGCGGGCCGGCCCAGGCGGCAGACGCCCGGCGAGGGCGGCCGTGGCGACGACCACGGGCGGCGCCGCGTCGTCCAGCATCTGCGCCAGGCGGAGGGCCGGGTACGAGGGGTCGAGGGGTACGCACGCCCCGCCCGCCTTCAGGATGCCGAGCAGGCCGGCCGCCATGTCGAGCGAGCGGTCGAGGCAGGCGCCGACCAGCACGTCGGGCCCGACGCCGAGCGATCGCAGTCGGTGGGCGACCCGGTTGGCGCGCGCGTCGAGGCCGGCGAAGGTCAGCGTGCCGCCGTCGGCCGCCACCACGGCGGTGGCATCGGGCGCCCGCCGCACCTGCGCCTCGACGAGGTCGGCCAGCGTCCGCCGGTCGCCGTCGGCGGTCATCACAGCTCGAGCTCGACCAGGTCGTGGCCGATCACGACCTCGCCGTCGAAGCCGGTGACGCCCTTCACCCAGTGGTCGTCCGCCAGCACGTCGTCGCCGGGCACGAAGTGGGTGAGCACGAGGCGGTGCACGCCTGCCTCGCCAGCCACCGCGCCGACCTGGCTGAGCCCGGTGTGCGACGTGGTGAGGTGGTGGTGGCGGCGCTCCGCCTCGTGGCGCTCCTCGTCGGTGGCGGGGGCTGCGGCACCGTCCCGGTGGTCACGGTCCCGGTCGCCCCGGTCGTCCCCGTCGTCGTACACCTCGTGCACGAGGACGTCGGCGCCCCGGGCGAGGCGCACCAGGTTGGGCGACGGGGCGGTGTCGCCGGACACGACGACCGAGCCGGCGTCGGTGTCGACCCGGAAGGCGAAGGCGGGGAAGACCGGCGCGTGACGCACGAGCGTGGCGGTCACCCGCACGGCGTCGTCCTCGGCCACCAGGAGCGGCTCCATGTCGGGCGCCACCCGGTCGGGGCCGGCCGCGCCCAGGCCGGCGGGAAGCTCGATCGCGTGCGGGACCACGATGCCCCTCAGGTCCCGGCGGCCCGCCTCGCGCATGCGGATGTTGAGGTCGTAGGCGTGGGCCTCCAGCAGCCGCTCGGTGACCTCCACGATGCCGGGGGTGGGGCCGTCGGGGCGGACGAGCGGGACGGGCGGGCGGCCGGGCTCGTCGGCCGGGAGAGCGCTGGCACCGCCCGCCGGCCCCGGACCGTGGACGTGGACGGGCGGGTTCCACTGGAGCACGGGCCAGCCCAGCCAGAACAGGTGGAAGTAGTCGCACACGTGGTCCGAGTGCAGATGGGTGACGAACACCCGGCGCAGGCCCGACAGCAGCCGGGCTCGCCGCAGCTGGCGGGTGACGCCGCTGCCGCAGTCGACCAGGTAGGTGCGGCCGCCGACGACGACCGCCTGGGCGATGCCGGCCCGGACGGGGGAGGGAAGGGGCCCCCCGGCCGTACCGAGCAGCACCAGTCGAGTGGAGGCTCGGATGGACATACCTGCGGAAGGAACCCTACCGCCAAGCCTCCTCTCCGTCAGCCGGGGACGGCGCCGGCCGCGGCCAGCTCCTCCAGCCCGGGCACCACGTCGCCGGGGGAGGGCATGGCCGCGATCTCCTCGGCGACCGCCCGCGCCCTCTGCCGGTACGACGGGTCGTCGAGCAGCGCACGCACCGCCACCCGCACCGCCTCGGGGCGGACGTCGGGCGGGCCCAGGCACCTCGCCACGCCCAGTGCCTCGGCGCGCTCGGCGTTGGTGAACTGGTTGGCGCCCTGGGGCAGGAGCAGCATCGGCAGCCCGAGGGCGATGGCGGCGAGCAGCGTCCCCGAGCCGCCGTGGGCGACGACGGCGTCGCAGGACGGGAGCAGCAGCGACTGCGCGACGTAGCGCTCGACGTGGACGTTGGCGGGCTGGGGCCCCAGCTCCTCGGGATCGCGGCTCGGGCCGACGGTGACCACGAGGTCGACCGGCTCGCCGCGAAGCCCCTCCACCGCCGCCTCGATGACGCCCTCGGCCTCGTTGTCCACCGTGCCGAGGGTGACGTAGACAACGGGCCGGGAGCCCAGCTCGGCGGCCCACGCCGGAAGGGCGTCGCCGGGCAGGGCGTCGAACGCCACGGGGCGCATCGGGCGCGCCACGGCGGCCAGCCGCCCCGCCTCCACCGACTGGAGCGACGGTGGGCAGGTGTCGAGGTAGGCGCACCCGAACATGCCGGCGAGCGGCCGCCGCTCGAGCCCCCACGCCTCCCACGCCGGCGCCGCCAGCTCCTCGGCCGCCTCGAACAGCTCCATCGGGAACCGCGGACCGAGGCCGTGGGCGACGCAGGGCACGCCGGCGACGGCGGCCGCCACCGGGCCGGCGAAGTCGGTGACGTCCGCGACGACGAGGTCGGGCCGCCACCGCTCGGCTATCGCGACGAGGTCGGGCGCCTTTGCGGGCGCCGCCACGGCGGCGAACATCTGCGCACCGAAGCGGGCGGCGTTCTCGGGGCCCGGAGCCACGGCGTCGGGCAGGGCCAGCGCCCGCTCGAACACCTTGCCGGGACCGAGCCCGGCCGGGAAGGCGTCGAACCCGGCCCGCTCCACCCGCCCGCAGAACCGCTCCTCGGTGGCGAAGGCCACGTCGTGGCCGGCTGCCCGCAGCGCCAGGGCGAGGGGCGCCATCGGGTGGAAATGGCCATAGCCGGGCACACAGGTGAACAGCGCACGCACAGGCCGACGCTAGATCGATCCGCCTACGCTGTGCCCCGATGGGAGACCGAGCCGCCGCCCCGGTGCGCCCGGTGCGGCCGGGTGACCGGGTCGCCGCCGCGGCCCGGGCCACGCCCGACGCCGTCGCCGTCGTCGCCGCCGGGGGCGACGCGCTCAGCTTCGCCCAGTGGGACGCGGGAGCGTCCGCCGTGGCCGGCGGGCTG comes from Acidimicrobiales bacterium and encodes:
- a CDS encoding glycosyltransferase; this translates as MRALFTCVPGYGHFHPMAPLALALRAAGHDVAFATEERFCGRVERAGFDAFPAGLGPGKVFERALALPDAVAPGPENAARFGAQMFAAVAAPAKAPDLVAIAERWRPDLVVADVTDFAGPVAAAVAGVPCVAHGLGPRFPMELFEAAEELAAPAWEAWGLERRPLAGMFGCAYLDTCPPSLQSVEAGRLAAVARPMRPVAFDALPGDALPAWAAELGSRPVVYVTLGTVDNEAEGVIEAAVEGLRGEPVDLVVTVGPSRDPEELGPQPANVHVERYVAQSLLLPSCDAVVAHGGSGTLLAAIALGLPMLLLPQGANQFTNAERAEALGVARCLGPPDVRPEAVRVAVRALLDDPSYRQRARAVAEEIAAMPSPGDVVPGLEELAAAGAVPG